In one window of Dokdonia sp. PRO95 DNA:
- a CDS encoding Gfo/Idh/MocA family oxidoreductase — MSNKIRWGVLGGGGDSLIGVLHRVAASMFDAYQLVGGSFNPDIEVSKDFAAQIGIPTDRIYKDLTELVEKETELPADQRMEVVSILTPNFLHFPMAKQLLEAGFNVICEKPMTMTHAEALELEAIQKKNGNVFGLTHTYTGYPMVRQMREMIANGELGEIQKVDAQYYQGWINNLIHDKEQRNSTWRLMPEKSGISCCLGDIGVHAYQMLEFVTGKKIKSVLADLNHLYADNEMDIDGTVLLRLDEYTKGVLRSSQIATGEENNFTVAVYGTKAGLKWEQENPNYLYLLEDGQPMRVLKPGHAYNSALSLDGTKLPPGHPEGIFDAMGNIYKGVAKALRGEDYNSGEFPGMTDGVRGMNFIEKAVQSHRDGNVWVDLE; from the coding sequence ATGAGCAATAAAATAAGATGGGGCGTCTTAGGTGGCGGCGGAGATAGTTTAATAGGTGTGTTACACCGCGTGGCGGCAAGTATGTTTGACGCATACCAGCTAGTAGGTGGTTCTTTTAACCCAGATATTGAGGTAAGTAAAGACTTTGCTGCTCAAATAGGCATCCCGACAGATCGTATTTATAAAGATCTAACGGAGCTTGTAGAAAAGGAAACAGAACTCCCAGCAGACCAGCGTATGGAAGTGGTATCTATACTAACGCCTAACTTTTTACACTTCCCGATGGCAAAGCAGCTTCTAGAAGCTGGCTTTAACGTGATTTGTGAGAAGCCTATGACAATGACGCACGCAGAGGCGCTAGAGCTTGAGGCTATCCAAAAGAAAAATGGTAACGTCTTTGGACTTACGCATACCTATACAGGCTACCCTATGGTGCGCCAAATGAGGGAAATGATAGCAAATGGAGAACTAGGCGAGATACAAAAAGTAGACGCGCAGTATTACCAAGGCTGGATTAATAACCTCATACACGACAAGGAGCAGCGCAATAGCACCTGGCGTTTAATGCCTGAAAAATCGGGAATTTCTTGCTGTCTTGGCGATATAGGCGTTCACGCTTACCAGATGCTAGAGTTTGTAACTGGCAAAAAAATTAAATCTGTACTTGCAGACCTCAACCATCTGTATGCAGATAATGAGATGGATATAGACGGCACCGTATTACTACGCCTAGATGAATACACAAAAGGTGTATTGCGATCTAGTCAAATAGCAACAGGAGAAGAGAACAACTTTACCGTAGCTGTTTATGGTACAAAAGCAGGTCTTAAGTGGGAGCAAGAAAACCCTAACTATCTTTATTTACTAGAAGATGGACAACCTATGCGAGTGCTTAAGCCAGGCCACGCTTATAACAGTGCGCTATCGCTAGATGGCACAAAACTACCTCCGGGACACCCAGAAGGTATTTTTGACGCGATGGGTAATATCTATAAAGGCGTTGCAAAGGCATTACGTGGAGAAGACTACAATTCTGGAGAGTTTCCAGGGATGACAGATGGTGTACGAGGAATGAATTTTATAGAGAAAGCCGTGCAATCTCATCGTGATGGAAATGTGTGGGTAGATTTAGAGTAG